The Amycolatopsis viridis genome window below encodes:
- a CDS encoding AMP-binding protein → MTEDTGTAYAWVPGAAERERSRLLAAMRRWGHDSVEELHRASVEDPEWFWRAVVEDLGVAFDEPFERVRDDSEGKPFPRWFPGGRVNAAVLCAHRHAVGERAGKTAVVYEGDSGQRRSLTYAQLSQQVRRFAANLARLGVRAGDRVVLYVPVVPESVVAFLGIAMIGAVAVPAFTGYGAEALATRLQDSEAVLLVTADGTTRRGKRVPLKEVADEALESAPSVRHVVVVRHLAHGVEMRAGRDVYWDELAADPEPVGTAATESDDPLAIVYTSGTTGKPKGIVHSHAGLAVKAAVDFAYGFDVHDDDVVSWITDMGWLVGPLLIMGPLQLGATIVMIEGVPVHPHPGRMWDIVERNGVTVQGIAPTAARAIMASSDGSFADLGTLRAFVSTGEAWDEPTWWWLFKEVGLSTRPIINYSGGTEVGGGLLVGYPFLPMKPASFNGPLPGVDAAVLDADGAPVVGEVGELTVRNTFPGMTHAFWRDRDRYLETYWSRWDGVWLHGDLASVDGDGTWRIHGRSDDTIKLSGRRVGPAEIETALLKDSRIAEAAVIGVPDQRRGQRAVAFVVLRERAVDQADLEATALRNAGRSFAPVLHVVPTLPKTKNGKIMRRAIRARHLGEPVGDLSSLDPATPLTDIPVSAEQEDHR, encoded by the coding sequence GTGACCGAAGACACGGGCACCGCGTACGCCTGGGTGCCCGGCGCGGCGGAACGCGAGCGCAGCCGCCTCCTGGCGGCGATGCGGCGCTGGGGACACGACAGCGTCGAGGAGTTGCACCGGGCGTCGGTCGAGGACCCCGAGTGGTTCTGGCGCGCGGTGGTCGAGGATCTCGGCGTCGCCTTCGACGAGCCGTTCGAGCGGGTCCGCGACGACAGCGAGGGCAAGCCCTTCCCGCGCTGGTTCCCCGGCGGCCGGGTCAACGCCGCGGTGCTCTGCGCGCACCGCCACGCGGTGGGTGAGCGGGCCGGCAAGACCGCCGTGGTCTACGAGGGCGACAGCGGGCAGCGACGCTCGCTGACCTACGCCCAGCTGTCCCAGCAGGTGCGCCGGTTCGCCGCCAACCTGGCGCGTCTCGGCGTCCGGGCGGGCGACCGGGTGGTGCTGTACGTGCCGGTCGTGCCGGAGTCGGTGGTGGCGTTCCTGGGCATCGCGATGATCGGGGCGGTGGCCGTTCCGGCCTTCACCGGTTACGGCGCCGAGGCGCTGGCCACGCGCCTGCAGGACTCCGAGGCGGTTCTCCTGGTCACGGCCGACGGCACCACCCGGCGCGGCAAGCGCGTGCCGCTGAAGGAGGTCGCCGACGAGGCGCTGGAATCGGCGCCCTCGGTCCGGCACGTGGTGGTGGTCCGCCACCTCGCGCACGGCGTGGAGATGCGTGCCGGGCGCGACGTCTACTGGGACGAGCTCGCGGCCGATCCGGAGCCGGTCGGCACGGCCGCCACCGAGTCCGACGACCCGCTCGCGATCGTCTACACCTCCGGCACCACCGGCAAGCCGAAGGGGATCGTGCACTCCCACGCCGGCCTGGCGGTGAAGGCCGCGGTCGACTTCGCCTACGGCTTCGACGTGCACGACGACGACGTGGTCTCCTGGATCACCGACATGGGGTGGCTCGTGGGCCCGCTGCTCATCATGGGGCCGCTCCAGCTCGGGGCCACGATCGTGATGATCGAGGGCGTGCCGGTCCACCCGCACCCCGGCCGGATGTGGGACATCGTCGAGCGCAACGGCGTCACCGTGCAGGGCATCGCGCCCACCGCCGCACGGGCGATCATGGCGAGCAGCGACGGGTCCTTCGCCGACCTGGGCACGTTGCGCGCCTTCGTGTCCACCGGGGAGGCGTGGGACGAGCCGACCTGGTGGTGGTTGTTCAAGGAGGTCGGGCTGTCCACCCGCCCGATCATCAACTACAGCGGCGGTACCGAGGTCGGGGGCGGGCTGCTCGTCGGCTACCCGTTCCTGCCGATGAAACCGGCCTCGTTCAACGGGCCGCTGCCCGGCGTCGACGCGGCCGTCCTGGACGCCGACGGCGCCCCGGTGGTGGGTGAGGTCGGGGAGCTGACCGTGCGCAACACGTTCCCCGGCATGACGCACGCCTTCTGGCGCGACCGGGACCGGTACCTGGAGACGTACTGGAGCCGCTGGGACGGCGTCTGGCTGCACGGCGATCTGGCCAGTGTGGACGGTGACGGCACCTGGCGCATCCACGGCCGCTCCGACGACACGATCAAGCTCTCCGGACGGCGGGTCGGCCCGGCGGAGATCGAGACGGCGTTGCTGAAGGACAGCCGCATCGCGGAGGCGGCGGTCATCGGCGTGCCGGACCAGCGGCGCGGCCAGCGCGCCGTCGCGTTCGTGGTGCTGCGCGAGCGCGCCGTCGACCAGGCCGATCTGGAGGCGACCGCGCTGCGCAACGCGGGCCGCTCCTTCGCGCCCGTGCTGCACGTCGTGCCGACGCTGCCGAAGACCAAGAACGGCAAGATCATGCGCCGCGCCATCCGGGCCCGGCACCTGGGCGAGCCGGTGGGCGACCTGTCCTCGCTCGACCCGGCCACGCCGCTGACCGACATCCCCGTTTCCGCCGAGCAGGAGGACCACCGATGA
- a CDS encoding MaoC family dehydratase — protein MPGLYFEEFEPGAVIEHATRRTVTEADNVLFSTLTLNLAPLHLDAEYSKNTIFGQRLVNSLFILGLVSGVTVPDTTQGTTLGNLGFQEVKFPNPVFHGDTIRARTEIVSKRESKSRGDSGIVVFRHLGINQRDEIVCDATRVGLMLKRSAADQAATAAS, from the coding sequence ATGCCCGGCCTGTATTTCGAGGAGTTCGAGCCCGGCGCGGTGATCGAGCACGCGACCCGGCGGACGGTCACCGAGGCGGACAACGTGCTGTTCAGCACGCTGACGCTGAACCTCGCCCCGCTGCACCTCGACGCGGAGTACAGCAAGAACACCATCTTCGGCCAGCGGCTGGTCAACAGCCTGTTCATCCTGGGCCTGGTCTCCGGCGTCACGGTTCCGGACACCACGCAGGGCACGACGCTGGGCAACCTCGGCTTCCAGGAGGTCAAGTTCCCGAACCCGGTGTTCCACGGCGACACCATCCGCGCGCGCACCGAGATCGTGAGCAAGCGCGAGTCCAAGAGTCGCGGTGACTCGGGCATCGTCGTCTTCCGGCACCTGGGCATCAACCAGCGTGACGAGATCGTCTGCGACGCCACCCGCGTCGGCCTGATGCTCAAGCGGTCGGCCGCGGATCAGGCCGCCACCGCCGCGTCGTGA
- a CDS encoding class I adenylate-forming enzyme family protein encodes MDSGPTVASVLRRGYTEFADLPAVVDVSGTTTTYAELGRDARLLVTGLRNQGARHGDRIVVLTKNRPECFTLDHALAIGGFVRVALSYRLHPKEIADIVADSGAHIVVVDGERVAEIAGAVGADVTLVNFDGDGPGVPYGSLFGGAEAEPAEVSPADIAWMPYTSGTSGRPKGVIHTHHSLLSIIRNVLVELPGLGDRDVLVHTAPLTHLSGYAMLAGFTRGARQIALGRFEPAEYLRVVQQHRATVLPLVPTMINMLLPVLEAGEADVSSVHTVLYGGSPIAPDRLARAIKLFGPVFVQSYGLTEMPWSSWLSKPDHVFDPDGELPARLGSAGRVSPFIEMRLVTPGGRLAEDGEEGEIQLRGDARMAGYWNLPDETAAAIRDGGWVATGDVGRMSEGYLHVVDRKKDMIVSGGFNVYPAEVENAIYTVPGVAEVAVVGIPDERWGETVHAVVVPRGGATVTRDEIDRACLGTIAAYKRPRSVEFVSELPKTGTGKIMRRAVKERYWQGRARLVNG; translated from the coding sequence ATGGACTCCGGCCCCACCGTCGCCTCGGTGCTGCGCCGCGGCTACACCGAATTCGCCGACCTGCCCGCCGTCGTGGACGTGTCCGGGACGACGACCACCTACGCGGAGCTGGGCCGCGACGCGCGGCTTCTGGTGACCGGCCTGCGAAACCAGGGTGCCCGCCACGGGGACCGCATCGTCGTCCTGACCAAGAACCGGCCGGAGTGCTTCACCCTGGACCACGCGCTGGCGATCGGCGGGTTCGTCCGCGTCGCGCTCAGCTACCGCCTGCACCCGAAGGAGATCGCCGACATCGTCGCCGACTCCGGGGCGCACATCGTCGTCGTGGACGGCGAGCGCGTCGCCGAAATCGCCGGTGCGGTCGGCGCGGACGTCACGCTGGTGAACTTCGACGGCGACGGGCCGGGCGTCCCCTACGGCTCGCTGTTCGGCGGTGCGGAAGCCGAACCCGCCGAGGTCTCCCCCGCCGACATCGCGTGGATGCCCTACACGTCCGGCACCAGCGGGCGCCCCAAAGGCGTCATCCACACCCACCACAGCCTGCTGTCGATCATCCGGAACGTGCTGGTCGAGCTGCCGGGGCTGGGCGATCGCGACGTCCTCGTGCACACCGCCCCGCTCACGCACCTCAGCGGGTACGCGATGCTGGCCGGCTTCACGCGCGGCGCCCGCCAGATCGCCCTCGGCCGGTTCGAGCCGGCGGAGTACCTCCGCGTCGTCCAGCAGCACCGCGCGACGGTCCTGCCCCTGGTCCCGACGATGATCAACATGCTGCTGCCGGTCCTGGAGGCGGGCGAGGCCGACGTCTCCAGCGTGCACACCGTGCTCTACGGCGGCTCCCCCATCGCACCGGACCGGCTGGCGCGGGCGATCAAGCTGTTCGGCCCGGTCTTCGTCCAGTCCTACGGGCTCACCGAGATGCCGTGGTCGTCCTGGCTGTCCAAACCGGACCACGTGTTCGACCCGGACGGCGAGCTGCCCGCCCGCCTCGGCTCGGCGGGCCGGGTGAGCCCGTTCATCGAGATGCGCCTGGTCACCCCCGGTGGCCGTCTCGCCGAGGACGGCGAGGAGGGCGAGATCCAGCTGCGCGGCGACGCCCGCATGGCCGGGTACTGGAACCTCCCGGACGAGACAGCGGCCGCCATCCGCGACGGCGGGTGGGTGGCCACCGGCGACGTCGGGCGCATGTCCGAGGGCTACCTGCACGTCGTCGACCGCAAGAAGGACATGATCGTTTCCGGCGGCTTCAACGTCTATCCCGCCGAGGTGGAGAACGCCATCTACACGGTGCCCGGCGTGGCGGAGGTCGCCGTGGTCGGCATCCCCGACGAGCGGTGGGGCGAAACCGTGCACGCGGTGGTCGTCCCGCGCGGCGGGGCCACGGTGACCCGGGACGAGATCGACCGGGCCTGCCTCGGCACGATCGCCGCCTACAAGCGCCCGCGCAGCGTCGAGTTCGTCAGCGAACTGCCGAAGACGGGCACCGGCAAGATCATGCGCCGCGCGGTGAAGGAACGGTACTGGCAGGGCCGGGCCCGGCTGGTCAACGGATGA
- a CDS encoding flavin-containing monooxygenase has protein sequence MPQDDFADLVRRAVRDANVPTLLMVLVQLTGDTRWLEKPYRPTRGRGLSENDSGGLPGDVQEEIRHAAADAIIAWHDGRPMAIPEPDESLLTRMLSVAMGEEIPGEYGPMIADDLRTALNAAPAPPDVPRPPDGSSAIVIGAGISGMLAAHHLRQAGIACTIIESGERVGGTWWHNRYPGCGVDVPSHLYSFSGVVADWPYYYATRDEIHAYLESVAAEWDIPSCTRFSTRATAARWDEAGRQWSVEITGPDGTREVLRADILISGVGAFGKRKLPDVPGLDRFAGTWCHTATWPEDLDLAGKRVGVIGNGASAMQVVPAIAGTAEFLTVFQRSAHWVAPFEKFRVPVPDPVRFLLREVPLYRSWYRQRLAWVLNDTLYQALQKDPDWPHQDRSINAINEGHRRFFTRYISAELAGRPDLVEKVTPSYPPFGKRILLDNGWYRTLKRDDVELVTDSIAEITEHGIRLVSGREVELDVIVFATGFDVVRFLSSVELTGRGGRTLGDVWHGDDARAYLGTTVPGFPNLFCLYGPNTQAGHGGSLIFYLECQMRYVLSLLGQMFDAGATVAEVRAEVSDKYNEDVDAAHERMIWTQPGFTTYYRNSRGRVVVANPWRVIDWWQMTKEAVLSDYHLDGPGAGGPR, from the coding sequence ATGCCCCAGGATGACTTCGCGGACCTGGTCCGGCGAGCCGTCCGCGACGCGAACGTGCCGACGCTGCTGATGGTCCTGGTCCAGCTGACCGGGGACACGCGGTGGCTGGAAAAGCCCTACCGGCCCACGAGGGGCCGCGGGCTGAGCGAGAACGACTCCGGCGGCCTCCCCGGGGACGTGCAGGAGGAGATCCGGCACGCCGCCGCGGACGCGATCATCGCCTGGCACGACGGACGCCCCATGGCGATCCCGGAGCCGGACGAGTCCCTGCTGACCCGGATGCTGTCCGTGGCGATGGGCGAGGAAATCCCCGGCGAATACGGTCCGATGATCGCCGACGACCTGCGCACCGCCCTGAACGCCGCGCCCGCCCCGCCGGACGTGCCGCGGCCCCCGGACGGGTCCTCCGCGATCGTCATCGGCGCGGGCATCTCGGGCATGCTCGCCGCACACCACCTGCGGCAGGCCGGCATCGCCTGCACGATCATCGAGAGCGGCGAACGCGTCGGCGGAACCTGGTGGCACAACCGGTATCCGGGCTGCGGCGTGGACGTGCCGAGCCACCTCTACTCCTTCTCCGGCGTCGTCGCCGACTGGCCGTACTACTACGCCACCCGCGACGAGATCCACGCCTACCTGGAATCGGTCGCCGCCGAATGGGACATCCCCAGCTGTACCCGCTTCTCCACCCGGGCCACCGCGGCCCGGTGGGACGAGGCCGGCCGGCAGTGGTCGGTCGAGATCACCGGCCCGGACGGCACCCGTGAGGTGCTGCGGGCCGACATCCTGATCAGCGGGGTCGGCGCGTTCGGCAAGCGGAAACTGCCGGACGTGCCAGGGCTCGACCGGTTCGCCGGCACGTGGTGCCACACCGCGACCTGGCCCGAGGATCTGGACCTGGCCGGCAAGCGCGTCGGCGTGATCGGCAACGGCGCGAGCGCGATGCAGGTCGTCCCCGCGATCGCCGGTACCGCGGAGTTCCTCACCGTGTTCCAGCGGTCGGCCCACTGGGTGGCGCCGTTCGAGAAGTTCCGGGTGCCGGTCCCGGATCCGGTCCGGTTCCTGCTCCGCGAGGTCCCGCTGTACCGGTCGTGGTACCGGCAGCGGCTGGCCTGGGTGCTCAACGACACCCTCTACCAGGCGTTGCAGAAGGACCCGGACTGGCCGCACCAGGACCGGTCCATCAACGCGATCAACGAGGGCCACCGCCGGTTCTTCACCCGGTACATCTCCGCCGAACTGGCGGGCCGTCCCGACCTGGTCGAGAAGGTCACCCCGTCCTACCCGCCGTTCGGCAAGCGCATCCTGCTGGACAACGGCTGGTACCGCACGCTGAAGCGGGACGACGTCGAGCTGGTGACCGACTCGATCGCCGAGATCACCGAGCACGGCATCCGGCTGGTGTCCGGACGCGAGGTGGAACTGGACGTCATCGTGTTCGCCACCGGGTTCGACGTGGTGCGCTTCCTGTCGTCGGTGGAGCTGACCGGGCGCGGCGGCCGCACCCTCGGCGACGTGTGGCACGGCGACGACGCGCGCGCCTACCTGGGCACGACGGTGCCGGGCTTTCCCAACCTGTTCTGCCTCTACGGCCCCAACACCCAGGCCGGTCACGGCGGCAGCCTGATCTTCTACCTCGAGTGCCAGATGCGGTACGTGCTGAGCCTGCTCGGGCAGATGTTCGACGCGGGCGCCACGGTCGCCGAGGTCCGCGCCGAGGTCAGCGACAAGTACAACGAGGACGTGGACGCCGCGCACGAGCGGATGATCTGGACCCAGCCCGGGTTCACCACCTACTACCGCAACTCCCGCGGCCGCGTGGTGGTGGCCAACCCGTGGCGGGTCATCGACTGGTGGCAGATGACGAAGGAGGCCGTGCTGTCGGACTACCACCTCGACGGCCCCGGAGCGGGAGGTCCGCGATGA
- a CDS encoding SDR family NAD(P)-dependent oxidoreductase: protein MTNRFTGTVALVNAAAGAGIGAAVTRRLLAEDATVVITDVSERRLAKFQAELAQSGHGDRVLARVADAADEHAVDALLAEVAAVHGRLDVLVNSVGLNLLAEFPGTGLDTWRRVLDTSLTSHFLHARAAWPLLRKSAAPAIVNISSLAAEAPVPFGEVAYAAAKAGVLGLTRALAVEGAQWGIRCNAVIPGLIWNERLTAGVAAEYVDAYRARRPLGRDGEPDEVADVILFLASGDSRHVTGQALRVAS, encoded by the coding sequence ATGACGAACCGGTTCACCGGCACGGTCGCGCTGGTCAACGCCGCCGCGGGGGCGGGGATCGGCGCGGCCGTCACCCGGCGCCTGCTGGCCGAGGACGCCACCGTGGTGATCACCGACGTGAGCGAGCGGCGGCTGGCCAAGTTCCAGGCGGAGCTGGCCCAGTCCGGCCACGGCGACCGGGTGCTCGCCCGCGTCGCCGACGCGGCCGACGAGCACGCGGTCGACGCGCTGCTCGCCGAGGTCGCGGCCGTGCACGGGCGGCTGGACGTCCTGGTCAACAGCGTCGGGCTCAACCTGCTGGCGGAGTTCCCCGGCACCGGCCTGGACACCTGGCGCCGGGTCCTGGACACGTCGCTGACCTCGCACTTCCTGCACGCCCGCGCGGCCTGGCCGCTGCTGCGGAAATCGGCCGCCCCGGCCATCGTCAACATTTCCTCGCTCGCGGCCGAAGCCCCGGTGCCCTTCGGTGAGGTCGCCTACGCCGCGGCGAAGGCCGGTGTGCTCGGGCTGACCCGCGCACTGGCGGTGGAGGGCGCCCAGTGGGGGATCCGCTGCAACGCGGTCATCCCGGGCCTGATCTGGAACGAGCGCCTCACCGCCGGGGTCGCCGCCGAGTACGTCGACGCCTACCGTGCGCGGCGGCCGCTGGGCCGGGACGGCGAGCCGGACGAGGTCGCCGACGTGATCCTCTTCCTCGCCTCGGGCGACAGCCGGCACGTCACCGGCCAGGCGCTGCGGGTGGCGTCATGA
- a CDS encoding SDR family NAD(P)-dependent oxidoreductase, giving the protein MTLEGKVALVTGAAGGVGVAICRALREAGARVALTDVDGSALDEVASGLGDGAATFVTDLADDDAAAALPARVRDEFGSLDILVNNAGVRQVAPMLDLTPAQWRRTLDVDLVAPFVLCRAAIPLMAEQGRGKIVNIASMAGLAAFRDRAAYSAAKAGLIMLTKNITVEFGDRGIWCNAVAPGVVETPMTSFFFASPGMTSSIRANTPMRRWSRPEEIARPVVFLSGPESDFVNGTVVPVDGGWTAGYYGAELSPRPEEA; this is encoded by the coding sequence ATGACACTGGAGGGAAAGGTCGCGCTCGTCACCGGGGCCGCCGGCGGTGTCGGCGTGGCGATCTGCCGCGCGCTGCGGGAGGCCGGGGCGCGGGTCGCGCTCACCGACGTCGACGGGTCCGCGCTGGACGAGGTTGCGAGCGGCCTCGGCGACGGCGCGGCCACCTTCGTCACCGATCTCGCCGACGACGACGCCGCGGCGGCGCTGCCGGCGCGCGTGCGGGACGAGTTCGGGTCGCTGGACATCCTGGTCAACAACGCCGGGGTCCGCCAGGTCGCCCCGATGCTCGACCTCACGCCGGCGCAGTGGCGGCGCACGCTGGACGTCGACCTGGTCGCCCCGTTCGTGCTGTGCCGGGCCGCGATCCCGCTGATGGCCGAGCAGGGCCGGGGCAAGATCGTCAACATCGCCTCGATGGCCGGGCTCGCCGCGTTCCGCGACCGCGCGGCCTACAGCGCCGCCAAGGCCGGCCTGATCATGCTCACCAAGAACATCACGGTGGAGTTCGGTGACCGGGGCATCTGGTGCAACGCCGTCGCCCCCGGCGTCGTGGAGACCCCGATGACGAGCTTCTTCTTCGCCAGCCCCGGCATGACCTCCTCGATCCGCGCGAACACGCCGATGCGGCGCTGGTCGCGGCCCGAGGAGATCGCGCGGCCGGTGGTGTTCCTGAGCGGTCCGGAGTCGGACTTCGTCAACGGGACGGTCGTCCCGGTCGACGGCGGCTGGACCGCCGGTTACTACGGGGCGGAGCTGTCCCCCCGGCCCGAGGAGGCATGA
- a CDS encoding nuclear transport factor 2 family protein, with protein sequence MISNARLEELSAKQAIADLLLTYCRGIDRCDAALVKEAFWPDAYDNHGADAGPAWEFADRIVAAKLATTEWTTHAVTNHLVEVDGDRAFSEAIVLTFQKQTGSDQVNVFCGRYVDRVERRDGTWRIAYRQMIHDWSGSTVLEPWALSGVASGAFVQGGRRDGDFVTGAGRDALMHD encoded by the coding sequence GTGATCTCCAACGCGCGACTGGAGGAGCTGTCGGCCAAGCAGGCGATCGCCGACCTGCTGCTGACCTACTGCCGCGGCATCGACCGGTGCGACGCCGCGCTCGTCAAGGAGGCGTTCTGGCCGGACGCCTACGACAACCACGGCGCGGACGCCGGCCCGGCGTGGGAGTTCGCCGACCGGATCGTCGCGGCGAAGCTCGCCACGACCGAGTGGACCACGCACGCGGTCACCAACCACCTCGTCGAGGTCGACGGCGACCGCGCGTTCTCCGAGGCGATCGTGCTGACCTTCCAGAAGCAGACCGGCAGCGACCAGGTCAACGTGTTCTGCGGCCGGTACGTCGACCGCGTCGAGCGGCGCGACGGGACCTGGCGCATCGCCTACCGCCAGATGATCCACGACTGGAGCGGCTCGACCGTGCTCGAACCGTGGGCGCTGTCCGGTGTGGCCAGTGGCGCCTTCGTCCAGGGCGGCCGGCGTGACGGCGACTTCGTCACCGGCGCCGGCCGCGACGCTCTGATGCACGACTGA